GTAGAATGAGGTGGAAGTGGATTAAAAAGAGAATTAGGAGACTCAAGAGACAGAGAAAGAAGGAGAGGGGACTTATCTGACCATGGACTTTTCTTTATATTCTTTTGAATTTGAAAGTTCCAAAGGGAAAGTTTTAGTTTTTGCAGATCCCCATCTAGCCTTTGAACCTTTTAGAGGGGTTCAAATAAGGTCGAGGCTAGAAAGTAAACTTGCAGAATATATCTTGAGTGTAGACCCAGACGTTTTGATAATTCTTGGAGATGTTAAGGAGGAGCTTGGAATTTCCAAATATACGCAAAGGATACTACTTGAATTCTTCTCTAAGATTAGAGATATTGAGGTTATCATAACCAAGGGAAATCACGATGGTAAGATCGAGGAAGTTACAGGAAAGTTTGAGAACATAGAGGTTGTCGACTACTACATCCTGGATGATATCCTATTTATTCATGGGCATAGGGACCTTCCAGAAGACCGCGACTTCAAGAGGGCTTTCCTGGGTCACGTTCATCCAACGGCCTTGATCGATTTTGGCGGAGTAAAAAGAAAAGTTAAATGCTTTGTAAAAGTGGGAAAGTTCATTATATTCCCTACAATAAATCCGTACTTGGAAGGAATAAGGGTGAATGAGGGAATAAACATGATACCGTTTTTAAAGAATGTTAAGGAAGTCTCCCTAATTCTCCCCCCGGGAATATATATTGATAAATATTTTATATAGAATATTTTGGAGTCTATATTATACTTCGGCAAGATATTTATATTTAAAAGGCAACGTTTAGCCGGGTGAAATCGCCGTGATAATTGGCGATCCTTGGGTTCTGTTCACGATAATTTTGGGGCTTGCGATGGCATGGGCAATTGGTGCTAACGATGCCGCAAACTCCATGAGCACCGCTGTTGGAGCAGGTGCAATAACTCCTAGACAAGCCGTTCTAATAGCTGGTGTTTTGGAGTTCACAGGTGCGTACTTCTTTGGAAAGAGTGTTACAGAAACCATAAGGAAGGGAATAATAGATCCCTCTAAGATTACTGACCCGAACGTTTTAATATATGGGTCAATAGCTGCCCTCCTAGGGGCTACAATCTGGCTTGTAATAGCAACGAAATACGGTCTCCCCGTATCAACAACACACTCAATTATAGGGGGTATAGTGGGTTACGGAATAGTTTATGCTGGAACATCTATAGTGAACTGGGGCAAAATGGCGAAAGTTGTTATGAGCTGGATTCTTTCGCCAATAGTTGGAGCAATATTTGCATTCTTTATTTTCAAAGCAATAACAAGAACTGTCTTACAAAGCCAAGACCCAATAAAAAGTGCAAAAAGATGGTCACCATTCTGGATTGGGCTGGCATTCGTTGTTATAGGAACGATGTTCTACCTAAAAGTTCTTCACGGGAAATCTCTCTTCGTCGGCATTGTAAAGTTTGGGATACCTGTAGGAATAATTACGTTCATAATAGTTACCTTGATACTAAAAGTCAGATTCCCCAAAGTTGATCCATATCTAGGAGCGGAGGCTATATTCAGAAGAGTCCAAGTAATAACTTCAGGATACGTGGCTTTAGCCCACGGAGCTAATGATGTTGCGAACGCCATAGGTCCAGTTGCTGCTGTGTATACAATAGCAACTATGGGAATGGCCGGAGCAAAGGTTCCAGTTCCGAGGTGGATTTTGGCCTTGGGTGGTCTTGGGATAGCTATTGGAGTCGCCACTTATGGATATAGAGTTATGGAGACTGTAGGAAAGAAGATAACAGAATTAACAAACACCAGAGGATTTACGATAGATTTCTCTGCCGCTACTGTTGTTCTGATAGCAAGCTGGCTCGGAATGCCTATTTCAACAACCCATACGGTTGTAGGAGCTGTTATTGGAGTTGGACTTGCCAGGGGGATAAAAGCAATAAATAAGGATATTGTTAAGGATATAATAATCTCATGGTTTGTTACTGTTCCCACAGCAGGAGTTATCTCAGCGATTATTTTCAAAGGCCTAATGCTGATTGTGGGGTGATATCATGCAGGTTTGGACCAAGTTATTTGCGAAAAGTCCGTTTAAGCCCCTAATAAAGCATGCAGAGGTTGTCGTTCAAACCGTGGAGACACTCGAGAAGGCTCTTGATCTTTGGGCCAAGGGGGATTATGAGGAGATGGCAAAATATGCTATTGAAGTAGATAGATTAGAGGATGTTGCCGATAGAATAAAGATGGAGCTCAGGAATAGTATCACTTCAAAACTTCTAATGCCAGTTCAAAGAACAGACATATTGGAATACCTCCACATGCAGGATAAGGTGGCCGATGCCGCTGAAGACACTGCAAAATGGCTCATAGTGAAGAAAGAACCCCAGATCCCAAATGAGATAAAAGAAGTGATTTTAAAAATGGGCAAAGAAAGCATAAAGGCTGCAAAGCTAGTTTATGAGGCAATAAAGCAGATGGATACTGTTGTTGAAAGTGGGTTTTCGGAGAAAGAAATAGAGAAAGAGTATGAGATTATAAGGCAAATAGAGGAAGTTGAAAACAAGATAGATGGGCTTGATACAAAGCTTATGATGCTTGTATTTAATAACCACCTAGACTGGACTGATGGTCTATACATACTCAACATTGCAAGGACTCTTAGTAATATCTCTGATAAAGCGAAAGATGCTGCTGAAAGGATAAGAATAATGATGAACAAATGACCTGGTAAAAGGTTAGAGAGCCAATAACTTCTCACTCTCTTCGACTTAGCCTACTAGCCTCTCTGAGTCCATTATTACATTTAAAAAAGAGTTTACGTGGCTCAAATGTTGTATCTTCAGTATGAACAGTGAGACTTCCAAAAGAAAAAAGCTAAAGGCTAAATTGCTATCATCGTTGACGTCATTTGAATCTCAGGCATCTTTCTAATTCTTTCAGTTATGAATTGATCGAGGTCTTTTAGTGTATCAGTTTCAACTTTAACTATTAGATCATACTCACCATAGACTACATATGCCTCCTTAACCTCAGGCATCGCTAAAAGTTTCTCCATGACTTCCCTCTCCTTACCCGCGGCCGTAACCATCAGGATAAAAGCCGTCACCATTTTTCCATCACCAAATAGAATTATTTTCCGCTAGGTATTTAAAGGTTGTCTTACCATTACCGACACTCTAATAAAAGGATAATCGAAGGTTCTAGGCGGTGGGTGTCATGGTTCTAAAGGTTTACAATACCCTCACAAAAAGAAAAGAAGAATTCAAGCCTCTAAAAGAAGGAGAAGTTAGGATGTATGTTTGTGGTCCAACAGTTTACGATTATCCCCATCTGGGCCATGCGAGGACTTACATAGCATTTGACGTGATTAGGAGGTACCTTGAACACAAGGGGTATACGGTTCTCATGGTAATGAACTTTACGGACATTGATGATAAGATAATTAGGAGGGCAAACGAAACTGGGGAAGATCCAAAAGAATTGGCAGAGAAGTTCATAAAAGTATTCTTAGAGGACATGAGGGCTTTGAAAGTTAAACCTGCCGACATATATCCAAGGGTTACTGAACATATAGAAGACATAATAAGGTTCATCGAAAAGCTAATAGAAAAGGGTTATGCCTATGAGGGAAGTGACGGAGTTTATTTTGAAGTACAAAAATTCTCCGAATACGGAAAGCTAAGCGGAATAAAAATCGAAGAACTGAGGAAAGGAGCTAGAGTAGAGCCTGGTGAAGGAAAGAAAAATCCAGAAGACTTTGCTTTATGGAAAAAGGCCAAACCAGGAGAGCCCAAGTGGGAAAGTCCATGGGGAGATGGAAGACCTGGATGGCACATTGAATGTTCAGTTATGAGCAGCAAGTATCTTGGAGAAAGCTTTGACATTCATGGGGGAGGCAACGACTTAATATTTCCCCACCACGAGAATGAAATTGCCCAAAGTGAAGCCTGCTTTGGTCATGAATGGGTTCGTTACTGGCTCCATACTGGCTTTGTTATGGTGAAAGGAGAGAAGATGAGCAAGAGCCTCGGAAACTTTGTGACAGTAAGGGAACTTCTCCAGAGATATAATCCCGAAGTTATAAGATTCTTTGTCCTCCAGAAACACTATAGATCACCACTGGATTACACAGAGGAAGGCCTGCAACATGCCAAAAATAATCTCGAAAGGCTATACAATACTCTCGAAAACATAAGGACTGCAATGAAAGAGGCAGAACTGTCATATACTTGGGGGGAGGAAGAGTTTGAAGCATATGAAGCGATAAAAAGTGCAAAGAGGAAATTCTACGAGGCCATGGATGATGATTTTAACACTGCAGAAGCCTTGAAAGCCGTGTTTGAAGTTAGTAATGCAATAAATAGATATCTAACTGAAGTTGAAAGACCTAAGGAATCAGTGCTAAGAAAAGCGTGGGAATTCTTTAAGATTGTAAGTGAGATATTTGGAATCTTTGAAGACTACTTTAAGGAAGAGAAAGTTGGAGAAGAGGAGAAGTTGATAGAGCTACTGGTTGAAGTTAGGAGTCAACTCAGGAAAGAAAAGAAGTATGATCTTGCCGACAAGATTAGGGAAGAACTAAGAAAGCTTGGAATACAGCTTGAGGACAAGAAAGACAAAACAATATGGAAGAGAATAAATGTCTAATCCTCCGGCCCATGAATGCAAGAAAAGTTCATTGTTAAGAGAACATCTATTAATCCTTTCTCTATGTTCTCTTTTATCTTCGGCATTATTTCCTTTAGTTCTTCCTCTGTAAGTGGTCTCTTATCCTTTAACCTCTTTATCCTGCCGTCATTTTTATCCAACACTATTATCTCATCTCCTTCAAAGTATAGGGGAAGATAATTTATCTTAAATCCGTAAAATTTTTCGGTAAACTCCATTCTTGCCCTAACAAGGGTTAAATATTCTTTTATTTCTTCCATTTCCATCACTTTAACTTTCCTGGAGATGACTTATACACGTTTTGGTAGCTAAAGAACATTCAAGTATTTGTGAACTTGAAAGCTAAGTCCAACATTTTTCTTCCCCAAAATGTCAGATGCTACTTTGTAAAAGCTCATAAGCTTATCCATTGAAACGTCCATTGGTTCCTTTGGTTGAATTGCAAGCGGGGCTAATCCTTTTAGCAGAGATGCATACCACTTAATGTTTTCCGTTTTTGTATCCCTTGTAACAACTAGCTTTGCATACACTTCAGCCCCCGCTTCCCTGAGGATTTTTATGCTTCTAATTTCTCTAAGAACAAGGTCTCTCCAGTTTTTTGTAGCTTTGGCACTCTCATCCTTTATATCGACGCTAGCATAGTCAGTGAGGTCAGCAACCTGAGCTATTAACTCCGGAAACCCCCCATGAGTTTCCAGAAAATTGTCAAAGCCAAGAGACTTTAGTTTGCTCATGAGTATTCTAAGGCCCTTAACCTGGAGAGTTGGCTCGCCCCCAGTGTAACTTATTGAGTGTATATCTCCCGTATCCAACTTTAAAACAGCGTTAATAACTTCATCAACTTCAGCAGGATTGTTCTTATATTCAAATTTCCACGTAAAAGGCTCAACCTCTACCCGGTACTTCTTAACTTTTCTTGCATCCCAGAATTCCCTAGAATCACAGTACGAGCATCTAAGATCACAGCCTGCAAACCTAATAAATATTTGTCTCCTCCCAAATGCACTCCCAGGAACGCTTCCTCCTTCACCCTGCCAGCTATTGAATATCTCGGCCAATATTATCTTCACCACTCAAGCTCCACCCCATAGTCTTTTCCTTCCCACAATACAAGTCTCTTTAGACTTACGTTACCAGGTAGCTTTTCTTTTATTCTTTCAGCAATCCATAGTGCTATGTTTTCAGTTGTTGGATTATCGAAGAATTTGTTAAGATTCCTGTGATCTAATTCTCTAGTTACACTTTCCACAAGCTTTTGGAGCTTTACAAAGTCCATAATATATCCATGCTTTATAGAACCCTCAACTGTGACTTCCAAGAAAAACGTGTGGCCATGAAGCTCTTCCCAGTCTTCTTCAACTTTAACAGCATGAGCAGCATCGAAGCTAGTCCTGACTATTACCCTAGATTTCATGAAACCACCAAGAATAGAATGAATATGGAAATAGATAAAATTAATGGAAGGAAAATCAAATACCCTGGGAAAGGATCTTGGTTGTTACATC
This is a stretch of genomic DNA from Pyrococcus sp. ST04. It encodes these proteins:
- a CDS encoding metallophosphoesterase encodes the protein MDFSLYSFEFESSKGKVLVFADPHLAFEPFRGVQIRSRLESKLAEYILSVDPDVLIILGDVKEELGISKYTQRILLEFFSKIRDIEVIITKGNHDGKIEEVTGKFENIEVVDYYILDDILFIHGHRDLPEDRDFKRAFLGHVHPTALIDFGGVKRKVKCFVKVGKFIIFPTINPYLEGIRVNEGINMIPFLKNVKEVSLILPPGIYIDKYFI
- a CDS encoding inorganic phosphate transporter, whose amino-acid sequence is MAWAIGANDAANSMSTAVGAGAITPRQAVLIAGVLEFTGAYFFGKSVTETIRKGIIDPSKITDPNVLIYGSIAALLGATIWLVIATKYGLPVSTTHSIIGGIVGYGIVYAGTSIVNWGKMAKVVMSWILSPIVGAIFAFFIFKAITRTVLQSQDPIKSAKRWSPFWIGLAFVVIGTMFYLKVLHGKSLFVGIVKFGIPVGIITFIIVTLILKVRFPKVDPYLGAEAIFRRVQVITSGYVALAHGANDVANAIGPVAAVYTIATMGMAGAKVPVPRWILALGGLGIAIGVATYGYRVMETVGKKITELTNTRGFTIDFSAATVVLIASWLGMPISTTHTVVGAVIGVGLARGIKAINKDIVKDIIISWFVTVPTAGVISAIIFKGLMLIVG
- a CDS encoding TIGR00153 family protein — translated: MQVWTKLFAKSPFKPLIKHAEVVVQTVETLEKALDLWAKGDYEEMAKYAIEVDRLEDVADRIKMELRNSITSKLLMPVQRTDILEYLHMQDKVADAAEDTAKWLIVKKEPQIPNEIKEVILKMGKESIKAAKLVYEAIKQMDTVVESGFSEKEIEKEYEIIRQIEEVENKIDGLDTKLMMLVFNNHLDWTDGLYILNIARTLSNISDKAKDAAERIRIMMNK
- a CDS encoding Lrp/AsnC family transcriptional regulator, whose translation is MVTAFILMVTAAGKEREVMEKLLAMPEVKEAYVVYGEYDLIVKVETDTLKDLDQFITERIRKMPEIQMTSTMIAI
- the cysS gene encoding cysteine--tRNA ligase; translated protein: MVLKVYNTLTKRKEEFKPLKEGEVRMYVCGPTVYDYPHLGHARTYIAFDVIRRYLEHKGYTVLMVMNFTDIDDKIIRRANETGEDPKELAEKFIKVFLEDMRALKVKPADIYPRVTEHIEDIIRFIEKLIEKGYAYEGSDGVYFEVQKFSEYGKLSGIKIEELRKGARVEPGEGKKNPEDFALWKKAKPGEPKWESPWGDGRPGWHIECSVMSSKYLGESFDIHGGGNDLIFPHHENEIAQSEACFGHEWVRYWLHTGFVMVKGEKMSKSLGNFVTVRELLQRYNPEVIRFFVLQKHYRSPLDYTEEGLQHAKNNLERLYNTLENIRTAMKEAELSYTWGEEEFEAYEAIKSAKRKFYEAMDDDFNTAEALKAVFEVSNAINRYLTEVERPKESVLRKAWEFFKIVSEIFGIFEDYFKEEKVGEEEKLIELLVEVRSQLRKEKKYDLADKIREELRKLGIQLEDKKDKTIWKRINV
- a CDS encoding 7-carboxy-7-deazaguanine synthase QueE produces the protein MKIILAEIFNSWQGEGGSVPGSAFGRRQIFIRFAGCDLRCSYCDSREFWDARKVKKYRVEVEPFTWKFEYKNNPAEVDEVINAVLKLDTGDIHSISYTGGEPTLQVKGLRILMSKLKSLGFDNFLETHGGFPELIAQVADLTDYASVDIKDESAKATKNWRDLVLREIRSIKILREAGAEVYAKLVVTRDTKTENIKWYASLLKGLAPLAIQPKEPMDVSMDKLMSFYKVASDILGKKNVGLSFQVHKYLNVL
- a CDS encoding 6-pyruvoyl tetrahydropterin synthase family protein; the encoded protein is MKSRVIVRTSFDAAHAVKVEEDWEELHGHTFFLEVTVEGSIKHGYIMDFVKLQKLVESVTRELDHRNLNKFFDNPTTENIALWIAERIKEKLPGNVSLKRLVLWEGKDYGVELEW